In Parasegetibacter sp. NRK P23, the genomic stretch GCCTTCGAGGGATTCGATCAACGCGGTTTCTTCTCCGCAGATGTAAGCGCCGGCACCACGTTGCACGTAGATTTCCAGGTCGAAACCGGTACCTAAAATGTTTTTTCCGAGCCAGCCGTTCTGTTTCGCTTCGGCGATGGCTTGTTCAAGAATATCTGGGATCCAGGCGTATTCACCACGGATATAAATGTAAGTGCTGTTGGAACCCAGTGCATAAGAAGAAACGATCAGTCCTTCGATGAGCAGATGGGGCAGGAATTCCATGAGGTAGCGGTCCTTGAAGGTTCCGGGCTCACTTTCGTCGGCATTGCACACCAGGTAGCGGGGCACGCCTTCGGGTTTGGCCAGGAAGCTCCATTTCATACCGGTGGGGAATCCGGCGCCACCCCTTCCGCGGAGACCACTTTTCTTCACTTCTTCCACAATATCGTTGGGCGCCATTTTCAGCGCTTTCTCCACAGAGCGGTACCCACCGTTTTTACGGTATACATCGTAATAACGGATGCCTTCAATATGTGCGTTCTCGAGTAACAGTTTAACTCCCATGCTGCGGTAGTTTTATACTTTTAAGCCTTCTGCCTGCATTCTTCAATGATCTGGTCCACTCTTTCCCTGGTAAGGTGCTCGCGGTAATGTTTGCCCAGCTGCATCATGGGGGCGTACCCGCAAGCGCCGAGGCATTCCGCCGGTTTCAGGGTGAATAGACCGTCTGCCGTGGTTTCACCGGGACCAATACCCAGTTTCTCCTTGATATAAGCAATGATATCATCGCTGCCACTGATCATACAGGGACCGGTGATACATACTTCCAATACGTTTTTCCCTACGGGTTTCAGGTTGAACATGGTGTAAAAGGTAGCCACCTCGTACACTTCAATCGGCGTGATGCCCAGTAACTCAGCTACGTAATCCATTACAGGCGCATCCAGCCAGCCGCCGGCTTCCTCCTGTGCAAGATGCAACAGCGGTATCAACGCGCTCTTCTGCTTTCCCTCCGGATACCGGTTGATGATCTCCTGAACCTTTTCCAACTTTTCGGGTGAAAATTTCATCCGTTGTTATTTTAAATCTGTTATTGCTCTTCTAAGTTATGCGTCCAATTCCCCGGCGATCAGGTTCAGACTACTCATCGTCATTACCGCGTCGGCCAGTTGTCCACCCTTAATCAGTTCGGGATAGGCCTGGTAGTAAATGAAGCAGGGCCTTCTGAAATGCAGTCTGAACGGCGCTCTTCCCCCATCGCTGATGAGGTAGAACCCGAGTTCTCCGTTTCCGCCTTCCACAGAATGGTACACTTCCCCTTTCGGCATATCGATCTCTCCCATGATGATTTTGAAGTGCCAGATCAGTGCTTCCATCTTCGTATAAACATCCTTTTTCTCCGGGAGATAGTATTCAGGCACATCAGCGTGATATACTTCCGCCTCAGCACCTTTGAACTCCTGCACTTTCTGGTAGGCCTGTTTGATGATCTCCAGGCTTTGCCACATTTCCTGGCTGCGCACCAGCCAGCGGTCGTAGTTATCACCAGTGGTTCCAACAGGTATCTTGAAATCGAAGTCTTCGTAAGAGGAATAAGGTTTGGCCACGCGCACATCGTAATCCACGCCTGCGGCACGCAGGTTCGGGCCCGTGAAACCGTAGTTGAGGGCGCGTTCGGCACTGATGGCGCCGGTGCCCATCAACCTTTCCATAAAGATCCTGTTGCGGAGGAAGAGTCCTTCGAACTCCTTCAGTACAACGGGATATTCTTTCAGGAATTTTTCAATTTTTTCGAAGGCGGTATTGGTGAAGTTCCTTTCAAAACCACCGATGCGACCAATATTGGTAGTGAGACGGGAGCCGCACACTTCTTCGTAAATTTCATATACCAGTTCACGGTACTGCATTACGTAGAGGAACCCGGTAAACGCACCGGAGTCCACGCCCACAATGGAGTTGCAGATCAGGTGATCGGTAATACGCGAGAGTTCCATCAGGATCACGCGGAGGTAATCCACGCGCTTGGGTGTTTTCACGCCCAGCAATTTCTCACAGGTGGTGTGCCAGCCCATGTTGTTGATGGGGGCGGAACAATAGTTGAGGCGATCGGTAAGCGGGGTGATCTGGTACAGGGGGCGGCGCTCGGCGATCTTTTCGAAGGCGCGGTGGATGTACCCGATGGTTTGTTCGGTAGAAACAACCCTTTCACCATCCAGTTCAAGGATATTCTGCATAACCCCGTGCGTGGCCGGGTGCGTGGGCCCCAGGTTCAGCGTGGTGGTCTGCTTTTCGATCGAGCCTTCCGGCAGTTTTATATGTTGTTCAGACATTACTGTCTATTGTTTTTTTATTGAATACTATTGAAATATTTCTCCCCTTCCGAACATTTCATCATCCTTATCGATCCTGGACTGGTCTTCCAGCGGAAACTCTTTCCGCAACGGGAAATAGTCCATTTCATCCACATTCAGGATACGGATCAGGTTGGGATGACCAATAAAGTTGATCCCGTAGAAATCGTATGTTTCCCGCTCCATCCAGTTGGCCGTGGAGAACAAGGCCGTCGCGCTGAAAACATCGGGCTGCGCCACGGATGTAAATACTTTAAAACGAAGGCGCACGTTGGCTTCCAGGTTGTGCAGGTGGTAAACCACCGCCAGTTCCCTCCCTTCATTATCGGGATAGTGCACCCCGCAGAGATCGGTCATGAACCTGAACTTCAGCGTTTCATCATCGTAAAGAAACTGGAGCACTTTCAGGTTCAGGTCTTTCGGCGACTCAAAACTGAGCATATCGAAGGATTCTTCGAAGCCTGTTACCTGCTCTCCGAACTTCTCGACAAGTCTTTCCCGGATGTATTCGTTTGTGATTTCCATTTCAAAAGCGTTATTCAATTCCGTAACTGTTCATCAAAGCCTTGTACCTGTCGCTGTTCCTTCTTCTCAGGCTCTCGTTCCCCACCAGGTCCTGGATTTTCATAAAACCATCCAGAATTGCTTCGGGGCGCGGAGGACAACCGGGCACATACACATCCACGGGAACCACCTGGTCGATGCCCTGCAATACGGAGTAGGTATCAAATATTCCTCCGGAAGAGGCGCAGGCTCCAACGGCGATCACCCAACGCGGCTCAGCCATTTGCAGGTAAACCTGTTTCACCACGGGACCCATCTTTTTAGCGATGGTGCCCATCACCATTAAGAGATCGCACTGACGCGGAGAGAACCCCACCCTTTCCGCTCCGAAACGCGCGAGATCGTAGTGCGAGGCCATGGTGGCCATGAACTCAATACCGCAGCAGGAAGTTGCGAAAGGCAGGGGCCAGATGGAATTTTTCCGGGCCAGGCCCACCACTTTATCCAGGTTGGTCGCAAAGAATCCTTCGCCCATAAGGCCTTCTGGACCTTCCTTCACCAACTTTACATCACCATTGATATTAAATCGAACCGGACGTGCCATAATCAATATGTTTTATCTACCTGGTAAAACCCCTGAAATGCAATAGTGTTCAGCCTTCTCTGTTAATCCTCCCACTGAAGGGCGCCTTTCTTCACGATATAGAAGAACCCGGCCAGAAAGAATCCCACGAACATCAGTACGGCGGCGAAGCCATGCCAACCCAACTCCCTGAAATTCACAGCGTAAGGATAAAAGAAAATCACTTCAACATCGAACAATACAAAAAGGATCGCTACCAGGAAATATTTGATGGCCATGGGCTGTCTTGCGTTGCCCTGGCTCTCGATGCCACTCTCGAAGTTGCTGAGCTTATCGGATGTTTTGCGTTTTGGACCTAAAAGATGGGTGGCTCCAAGCGTTATTGCCACAAAAAGAATAGCAAAAAGGAATTGGATACCGATTGGGAAATAGTTCACTGCATTGTTTACATCCGCTGCAGCCCCTACGGTTTGGGCCTGCAAAAATATTGGGTCCATGGTACTTTGAATTGCTCCAACGGCAAAAATAGTATACGAATCATTAAAAACCATGTGAATAAGAAAATAATAAGCCGGTAAACAGATTGTGGAAGAAAAGTTTCCCGGTCCATTGTGCAACATTAAACATATTCGCTTTTTATTAATGCAAAATAAGCAGAACAACAACGGGATGAACATCAAAACTAAATCAGGACCATATCGGTTCCCGATATTAGAAAAAGATTAGACTTAAAAAGAAAGGGGTGCATCCTGATGACACACCCCTTTGTAAAAGAATATTGTTACCGGCTATTTCCCGGCGGCGGGTTTCGTTTGCGTTTTTGGCGCGGAAAGTTGCTTTTGAAGCACTTCTTTCAATCGTTTTGCATCCGCGTTATTGGGGTCCACACCCAGGATTTTGTCGAAATACCCGATTGCGGCCTCTTTATCTTTCAAAACGTTAGCGTTGTAAGCAGCCATATAACCGTATGCGGTAATCAATGTATTCTTGTTGTTGGCCACATCTTTTTCGGCTACCTCAATAAATTTCGTGAAATGCGGAAGTGGCTTTCCGTTCTCTCCTGTTGTATCCTGAATCAGCTCTATCCTGCCGAGCCAGTAGTGGCCGTAAGTTTCCTCCGGATACTGGGTAGCGTAAGAACCGAACATAACGCGGGCGGAATCATACTCCTGTGCTTTTACGAAAGCATACCCTGTATAGAAGAGGTCCTGTTTTGTGGGATTTCTGTTGAAGCGGTAGGCCTTACCTTTCCAGGCGGCGGCTTCTTTCAGCATGCCTTTTTTATCCAGCAGGGTAGCCAGTTTATCGGCGGTTTCCTGTTTGGTGGCGAAACTGGTATCCATTTCAACGGCTTTATCCAGACTGGCCATAGCTTCCGTGATACGATCCGGGAACCTCAGCAGCAGGTTACCCTGCAGTTCGTAATCACCGGGCAATACCATATCAGCGGGCGCCACTTTCAGGAATTCCTGGATTTTTGCCAGCGCCTGAACTGAGTCGCCAAGGGCATCATAGCTGTACGCGATGAGGCGGTGGTATTTGGGGTTGGCGGCGGCACCTTGTGCGGCCAGTGTAGCTTTAGCCTTATCGATCGCCTCCTGGTATTTGCGGGCGGCGAAGAACACTGAAGTACGCTCATATTCAAGTTCAGGAGTCTGATCTGTATTGGCAGCGTATTTATCCAGGTATTCGATGGCCTTGTTCACATCCCTGTTGTAGTAATCGAAGTAGAGTTCACGGTATCCGGGTGCGAAAGCCGGGTCTACCTGAATGGATTCTTCAAATGCGGGCAGGTATATCTCTCTGTTCTTCTGGCTTTGGTATACTTTTCCGGTGTAATATTTGGCGGCCGCGTACTTTGGGTCCGTTGTAAAGGCCCTGGAATAAGCGGTTACCGCTCCGCCGCCATCGGCGATTTTACGGTGGGCATTGCCCAGGTTAATAAACACTTCCGGATCTTTAAATCCTTTCACGGTGGTGGCAAGGTTCAGCTTTTCAATAGCATAGGCAGCATCTCCGGCAGGCGCTTCCGCATTGGCTTTGCCCACCGCGCTGAGTACATCAATATTTTTGCTCTTGGTGGCATTGATGGCCAGGTCGAAACGCTGACGGGCATCCGCGGCTTTGTTCTCCAGCAATTCAATATGCCCCATTCCCACCAGCAACAACGGTGCGCTGCCATTGGCTTCAAGCCCTTTACGGTATACTTCTTTGGCACCGTTCACATCTTTCAGTTCAATCAGCGTCTGCCCCAGCCAGTAGGCTGCTTCCTGGTTTCCAGGCTTGTCGGCCAATGCTTTTTCGAAAGCTTCTTTTGCGCTTCTGAAACGCTCGTAATAAAAAAACTTCTTTCCCTGCTCCACGGTTTGCGCCAATAATGCCTGGCTTGCCAGCAGCGCCATTACCAGAAAACTTGCTCTCGCTCTCATTGCTTGTTTAATGTTTTAGTGAGTGTGTGATGGTTGAAATGGTGACTTGATTTGATGCGGTCGTAAATTAAATGATTTGCGAATTATTCTGAAACATTTGCCTTGCGGATGGTAAAATTCATCTTACCGGGCCATAAATATGCCCTTCTGAAAACAAGCTGCCCCCGCTCGTAGGCAAGAAAATTGGCGAATCCGCGACCTAATCCTACATAATTCTCTTTTACTATATAATACAAACCCCGTACCATAGGATAGCGCCGTGTAGCAATGTTCGCCTGGTAAGGCTTTACATAACCACCGTCCAGCTTACTCTGTATGGAAGCGACCTTTACTTTTTCCAGGAAACTCACCTGCTGGGCATCTTCTTTGTTGCCGATCCAGCTTACCCCGATAAAGCCCATGGCGTTAGGGGTTTTCGACACATAGTCGATCACCTCTTCACTTGTTTTGGCCGCCATTACTTTGTCTGTAAGTTTTTCTCCTTTCAGGATAGAGTCCATGGCGTACCGGACATTGCTCGTGGCCGAGAGCCCGTCAAATACCATCTGGTAGGGCAATGGAGATGTACCTTTCAGCATATCCCTGATCTCCTCCATGGTAAACACGGAGTCTTTCGCTGCATTGTTTAGGATCACGGCAAGCGCATCAAAAGCCACGCGATCCCATACCGGCTTAATTTTGAGCGTATCCAGGTAGTAGGCTTCCTCTTTGGGGCTCAGTCCGCGGGTAACAATCACCATCCTGATGCTGTCTACCAGCATATCTTTCATACAATCGGCCTCACTTTTATAGTGCGCGATGATCCTGGCGTTAGGGTTGGACGACTCATACACCCTGATCTGCGAATCGATGATGGGTTTAAAAGACTCATCCACGCTGATGTGAATGGTGCCATTCTGCGGATCGTCACCAGTAAAATCAGCTTTTTTCTGCGGTGCGCCGCAGGCCGCGAGCAACAGGAGGAAGGCTACCGCCTGCATACTTAACATATAGTTTCTGCCTTTCATCGTATTATTCTTCAGTACCAGCATTGTCTTCTTTATAAGATTTTATTCCCCTGAAAATGCGCCATATTCCATACAGCAGGATCAGCGCCGCGAAGGGCAGCACTGTTCCTTCGGGAAGAAATGACAGGTCGAGCCCCAGTTTCTCCCTGAAAAACATAGCCATTGCGCACACGATAATCACCACCCCCATTACCGTCTCCCGAATCGTGCCGAGTGACGGCCCTGTTTTTCTGCTCCGATGGTCAAATTCTTTCATTGTTCCCTTTCATTTATATTGCTTATCCCTGCCAAACGCACTTTTCATATCCTGGTTTACAAAGAGGGCAAGTTAGGAAATTTCATGCTGAAACCTGAACAGTGAAATCACCTACCAGACAAGTTAGAGCCTGAAAAAAAGATTTTCCATACCTCAGGTCCTAAATTAACACCTTTATAGTATGCCCTCCCTGCCCTACTTTTGCAAGATGAACCGGGCAGGGAGTAGGTTGCGTGCGAAGAAATTTATGAAAACAAGGGAAGCATGAGAGTTTTAATGGTTTGTCTGGGCAATATCTGCCGGAGTCCGCTGGCTGAAGGAATACTGGCGCAAAAAGTACAGGAAAGGGGCTTGAACTGGGAAATCGACAGCGCCGGAACCAATGGCTACCATACCGGAGAGGCCCCACACCGGCTTTCCCAGAAAGTAGCCCGTCTGAATGGGATTGATATCAGCGCCCAGCGTTCAAGGATGTTCACGAAGGAAGACCTGCAAAGTTTCGATCTGATCTACGCGATGGCCACCGATGTGATCTTTTCCATGAAACGAATTGCCGGAAAGCATTTTGATGCAACGAAAGTAAAATTGCTACTGGATGAACTACATCCCGGTGAAAACATGGATGTTCCCGATCCCTGGTACGGCGAAGAATCCGGCTACCACGAAGTATTTAAAATGATTGACGAGGCCTGCGACGCAATTGTTGAAAGGCACTTATAACATAATGCCGGCTTATGCCGGGCAACCACGAACATGAAACCATCGATACCGCAAGGCACCAGAGATTTTGGACCAGAAACCGTCAGAAAAAGACAGTACATCTTTCAAACCATCAGGTCCGTGTTTGAACAATACGGCTTTCAGCCCCTGGAAACACCATCCATGGAAAACCTGGATACCCTGATGGGAAAGTACGGCGAGGAAGGCGACAAACTCATCTTTAAGATATTGAACAACGGGCTCGATAACCCGGCGAAAACGGCGCAGACACAGGAAGGCTTTTCTAAAATCCTGGAGGGCAAAAACACCAAAGTAATCACGGAACGTGCCCTCCGTTACGACCTTACCATTCCGTTCGCCAGGTATGTGGCCATGAACCACGCACAGTTGGTGATGCCCTTCAAACGCTACCAGATACAACCCGTATGGCGCGCCGACCGGCCCCAGAAAGGGAGGTACCGTGAATTCTACCAGTGCGATGCCGATGTGGTCGGCAGCAGGTCACTGCTGAACGAAGTCGAGCTTACCCTGATTTACGCCACCGTATTCCAGCGCTTAGGTATTCCCGTTGATATCCGCATCAACAACAGGAAAATCCTGGCGGCATTAGCAGCGGCCTGCGGCGGCTCGGAACAACTTACCGATATTACCGTAGCCATCGATAAACTCGATAAGATAGGGCTGGAAAAAGTGCAGGAAGAACTATTCACCCGCGGACTCACGCCACAACAGGTGGCAACCATCAGCGCCTACCTGGCTATTGATGGCAGCAATGCTGAAAAGATAAACGCATTGAAAGCATTATTGGGCAACGAGTCACTGGCACTTGAAGGCACCAATGAACTGACTTATATACTTTCCAATATCGCCCCCCTCCTCGGCGAAGAAAAAGCCCGTGTCACCATCGACTTTACACTGGCCCGCGGACTAAATTATTACACGGGCACTATTTACGAGGTTAAGGCCAATGGCGTGCAGATGGGCAGCATAGGTGGTGGCGGCCGTTATGATGACCTGACCGGGCTGTTTGGTGTACCCAATATTCCCGGGGTAGGGATTTCTTTCGGTGTGGACCGGATTTATGATGTAATGGAAGAGCTGGCGCTTTTCCCTGATTCTGTACTGGTATCCACCGAAGTACTTTTCTTCAACCTCGGAGACGCTGAGGTTACCGTAGCGCTGCAACTCAGTCACCAACTCCGGCAGGCCGGCATACGTTGCGAAATTTACCATGAACAGGCCAAGTTCAACAAGCAGTTTGGTTACGCGGAGAAAAAACAGATTCCGTATGTGGCCATCCTGGGAGAAAAGGAACTGACTGAAAAAACCATCAATATTAAAAACATGCATTCAGGAGAACAGCAAACCATCTCCTGGAGCGCGTTAGAAGAGTTCTTCCATAAATAGATTCCGGTTCATCAAAAATATTTTTAATTACTAATTTTTTTAGTATTTTTATACTAATCATTTTAGTAGTTAAAAATAATTTTATGGCCACCATTCATATTCCTTACGCCATGCCGGGCCTCAACGAATACCTCCTGGTGATCGCTCCGCCCGAGCATGTACGCAACCGAATTCAGCAGATCCGGGAAGATTTTCGTTTACTCACCGGGTATGATACTCCGGTACGACGGCCCCATATTACCTTATTGAAGTTTCACCAGCGGGAGATGGGAGAACACCGGTTACTGAACAAACTAAACAGTATAGCCCGGGCACAGGCTCCTGTAAAAATGGAGCTGTCGGGGTTCGGCAGTTTCCCTACCCATTCCATCTTTATCAAAGCGGATGGCGGGCACCGTTATACCGAACTGGTGAAGTCGTTCCGGGCGGCGCAATCCCTGATGAAAGCCGATCCTGAGAAGGAACCTCATTTTATGACGACACCGTTCATCAACATTGCCCGGAAACTCCTGCCCCACCAATATGAAAAAGGGTGGAACGTTTACCAGCACAAGCATTTTACTTCCCGGTTCATGGCAGACAATCTGCTTCTTTTGAAAAAGCGCGATGGAGAAAGGGCTTACCAGATCGTTCAGGCGCTTAAGTTGGAACATGCGCCTTTGGAAGTAAAGCAGGCAGTGTTGTTTTAGATTTCCACTACCCTATGATTGAAAATCAATAGGTCAGAAAAGGGCTGAAAGCCATAAGGTGGCTCCGCTTATTCTTTTTTGTTTTTTCGATTCGAGCAACCAAGGCTTGTAGAAGCTAAAGCCTTGCACTAAAGTGCATAGGCCGAGCTAGCACATTGAGACCGATCAAGCGTTCATTTGATTCAATAAATATATAACCCGGGCAATGCAGGCGCTGAGCGTCGCAGGAATCCCCGTTATCCCATAAGCATCCTTAATAAGAAGAGTGTGTATCAAATTCGATACACACTCTTCTTATAAGGTTTTATTTTAGTTTTTCTCTATCCTTTGCACAGGAGTTTTAATATCCGAACTTCTTTATCCTTATGCTCATTGAAGTTCGGCTTCAGAAGAAGCCTGAGAGCGCCTATTATTTTTCCATTTCTTTAAATCCCATCCTACACCGTTCCGGCTTCGGGAAGGTCACCTTTTGTTTCGCGCAAAGCCTTCAACTTCTTTTTACCGTAGCTTATTTTGGTGATCAGCACGAACAATACGGGCACTACGAATATCGCGAGCGTGGTAGCAGCGATCATTCCTCCAAACACCGTCCAGCCGATGGTTTTACGGGATTCTGCGGCAGCGCCGTTGGCGAAAGCCAGCGGAAGTACGCCAAGAATAAACGCAAGAGAGGTCATAACAATCGGGCGCAAACGAAGTTCAACCGCCTGGAGCGTGGCCTTCACCACTTCCATTCCACCATCTACTCTTTCTTTTGCGAATTCCACGATCAGGATGGCGTTTTTCGCTGCTAGTCCGATCAGGGTAATCAAACCGATCTGCGCATAAATATTGTTGCTGAGGTTGGGCAACAGGGTCAGCGTGATGATAGACCCCAATGCACCGATAGGTACGGCGAACAATACGGAGAATGGCACCGACCAGCTTTCATACAATGCAGCGAGGAAAAGGAACACGAAAACGATGGAGATGGCGAAGATGATCGCCTGCTGGTTACCGGCAGCAATCTCTTCCCGGCTCATACCGGAGAACTCATACCCGTATCCTGCCGGAAGCGCTTCAGCAGCCACTTCTTTAAGGGCCTGAATCGCCTGTCCGCTACTGAACCCGGGTTTAGGAGAACCGTTGATCTCAATGGCGCGGTATACGTTATAGTGCGACACCACAGCCGGAGCCTCTATTACTTTAGTAGTGATAAGCGAGCCCAAAGGAACCATGTTTCCCTGGCTGTTGCGCACATAAAACTTCTCCACACCAGCCAGCGAACTTCTATAGGTACTATCGGCCTGTAACATTACCCGGAAATTCCGCCCATACAGGTTAAAGTCATTTACATAAGAACTTCCGAGGTATGTCGACAATGTTCCGTACACATCAGAAACGGCCACGCCCAGTTTCTTCGCCTGCTCCTTATCCACGTCCACTTTGTAACTGGGTGTGCGGGCGTTGAAGAAGGTGTACGCCATTGCGATCTCCGGACGCTGGTTCAGTTTGGCCAGGAAGTTCTGCGCCACTTTCTCAAACTGCTGGATACTTTCTGTACTGCTTATCTGTTGTAATTCAAACGTAAACCCTGCCGTAGCACCCAAACCCGGAATCGCGGGCGGAGCAATCACCAACACGCGCGCCTCTTTGATATCGCTGGTTGCGGCCCTGATCTTGTTCATCACATCCTGGGCATGCATGCCTGCGCCTTTCCTTTCCTCCCAGGGTTTGAGGTTAACGAACACAGTTCCCGCGTTTGATTTATTGGAGAAACTGATGATGTTCAATCCTGCCAAACCACCCGCAACCCTTACTTCCGGAATCTTTTCGACCCGTGCGATAATATCTTTCAGCATCGCGACGCTCCTGGTAGTGGATGTAGCTTCAGGCATTTCATAAGTAACCAGCACACGCCCTTCATCTTCAGTAGGGATAAAGCCCGAGGGTTTGTTCTTGAAAAGGAAGAATAACCCAACGAACAACACCACCATCATGATTAATACATACGGCGTTGCCCTGATCCATTTCCCTACACCTCTCGTGTATCCCCGTGTAAGGTTGCCGAACCTTTTATTGAAACCGGCAAAGAATTTATCAAGCAGGTTCTTTTTATCACCTTCCTGCTTGGAGGGCTTCAGCATGAGAATACAAAGCGCAGGCGTAAGCGACAATGCCACAAAAGCGGAGATGATCACAGACACCGCAATGGTGATCGCAAACTGCTGGTAAAGCCGCCCTACTATACCTGGGATAAAGCCCACCGGAACGAATACCGCGGCCAGGATCAAGGCAATCGCGATCACCGGACCAGAAATTTCTTTCATTGCCTTTCGGGTGGCATCACGGGGTGAAAGCTTCTCGTGGTCTATGTTGTGCTGCACGGCTTCCACCACCACGATCGCGTCATCCACCACAATACCGATGGCCAGTACAAACGCAAAGAGGGTAAGCGTGTTAATCGTAAATCCAAGCGGTCCAAAGAGAATAAATGTACCGATCAGGGAAACCGGAATTGCCAATACGGGAATGAGTGTGGCCCTCCAGCTTTGAAGGAACAGGAACACCACCACTACTACGAGTACCAACGCCTCCAGTAAGGTGTGCATCACCTCATTGATGGATGCCTTTACAACGGAAACCGTTTCCAGCGGAATCAGGTAATCAATATCCCGGGGAAAGGTCTTCTTCATTTC encodes the following:
- a CDS encoding efflux RND transporter permease subunit — its product is MIADVFIKRPVTAIVVSIVIVLVGVISLINLPVAQYPDISPPTVSINGNFTGADAQTVEQTTTTPIETQVNGTPGMTYMSSNSTSSGQSSITVNFEVGTDINIATLDVQNRVSVAEPTLPDAVKRLGLTVRKRNPSIMVALAFYSPNGTRDANFIGNYVNLYVKDAIQRVKGVGDVLSRADDFGMRIWLNPEKMAALGMTPAEVNAALQEQNLQVAGGTVGGNPQPGTQAFEYSVLTNSRISTKEEFENIIVRTRPADGSIVYLRDVARVELGRFDYSINSFANGKPAAFLLIYQAPGANALDTYEGIMKALTEMKKTFPRDIDYLIPLETVSVVKASINEVMHTLLEALVLVVVVVFLFLQSWRATLIPVLAIPVSLIGTFILFGPLGFTINTLTLFAFVLAIGIVVDDAIVVVEAVQHNIDHEKLSPRDATRKAMKEISGPVIAIALILAAVFVPVGFIPGIVGRLYQQFAITIAVSVIISAFVALSLTPALCILMLKPSKQEGDKKNLLDKFFAGFNKRFGNLTRGYTRGVGKWIRATPYVLIMMVVLFVGLFFLFKNKPSGFIPTEDEGRVLVTYEMPEATSTTRSVAMLKDIIARVEKIPEVRVAGGLAGLNIISFSNKSNAGTVFVNLKPWEERKGAGMHAQDVMNKIRAATSDIKEARVLVIAPPAIPGLGATAGFTFELQQISSTESIQQFEKVAQNFLAKLNQRPEIAMAYTFFNARTPSYKVDVDKEQAKKLGVAVSDVYGTLSTYLGSSYVNDFNLYGRNFRVMLQADSTYRSSLAGVEKFYVRNSQGNMVPLGSLITTKVIEAPAVVSHYNVYRAIEINGSPKPGFSSGQAIQALKEVAAEALPAGYGYEFSGMSREEIAAGNQQAIIFAISIVFVFLFLAALYESWSVPFSVLFAVPIGALGSIITLTLLPNLSNNIYAQIGLITLIGLAAKNAILIVEFAKERVDGGMEVVKATLQAVELRLRPIVMTSLAFILGVLPLAFANGAAAESRKTIGWTVFGGMIAATTLAIFVVPVLFVLITKISYGKKKLKALRETKGDLPEAGTV